The Candidatus Abawacabacteria bacterium region TATTGAGGTCGCTGCACAATTCTATGGACAAGTCTTAGAAACGCCAGGCGAAAGAGTGTCACCTGGTAGGCACTATTTTCATTGCGATGGGACTGTTTTGGCTTGCTATGATCCAGCAAGAGATGGTGATCAATTAAGCTATGGTTGGCAAATGCATGAGAATCAATATCTTTATTTCGCTGTGGAGGATTTGTCAAAGGTGCGTGGTTTGCTGAAAAAGGCAGGAGCATCTGCGTTGGGGAAGGTTCAAGCTATGCCTTGGGGAGAAACTCTGCTCTATGCCAAAGATCCTTTTGGCAATCCGATTAGTTTTGTCGATAGCAAAACAGTATTTACCGGCACTTCGAAGTCAAGTAAAAAGTAATGATTATATGATAGTAAAAATAGCGCGATATTCTATTCGTGAAGATACTCACAGTACTGTGTCGGCTGCGATTCGAGAGTTTGTCCAGTTGATTAAACAATATGAACCTGATACCTATTATGAGGCATTTAGTTTACTAGATTCCTTAGATTTTATTCATGTTATGAAGTTTCCGAATGCTCAGGCAGAACAAAAACATAGATTTGCTGATTATACTCAAAAGTTTGTGGCAATTTTGTATCCATTGTGCGCGCAATTGCCTGTTTTTACTGACTGTAGCCTGATTGAATAATGATTCCATATGGATCATCTAGCTATTATGAATAAGAGAATACCATTTTTAGCCCGAATCTTAAGTGGCCAGAAAACTATTGAATCACGTTGGTATCAAATGAAAAGAGCTCCTTGGGACAAGGCTTGCTCAGGTGATACTATCTATTTCAAGAATGTAGGAGAATTGGTGAGCACCAGAGCAACAGTGAAGGCGGTAAAGCAATTTGCTGATCTTACTCAATCTGAACGCGAGCGGCTAGTATTAGACAATGCTAGTAAATTGGGCATCGAACCAGTCGAAGTGAAAGTTTTCTTAGAGCATATAGCCAATAAGCGCTACGTAATCTTTTTGTATCTCAGCAAAATTGAGTCAGTAAAACCATTCGGTATCAATAAAAAAGGTTTTGGGGCAATGTCAGCTTGGATTACCTTGACTGATATTCAGGCCCTTTCGGCAACGGAAAATACTTTATCGTAATCTCTGATAGCTGCTGCTAGCACTGCAAAATACTTTTCTTCAAAATAAGGATAATTGTGTTCCTCCGCGAACTTTTTGATCAATGGTCTAATTTTGTTGAGCAAATGATTGGGAATATTAGGGAAAAGATGGTGCTCTGTGTGACACTCGACGAATGCATTTCCGCCTAAACCAGTCAAAAACCAACTTTTCTTGATATTTCTGGTGGTTAATAATTGATGGTAAAGCCATGGCAGCCGTTTTTTAGGAGTGTCTAGGCCAACATGATTAAATACTGCTAAATGCATGAATAGAGGAGCAAATAGCGATCGCAATAAATAAGCGTACAGGATAGCTAGTGGGAGAGAAACTATGCTGGTAAATAGTCCAATATGAAATGCCCAGCCGGCTGTAGCGGTTAGCAAAAAAAG contains the following coding sequences:
- a CDS encoding VOC family protein codes for the protein MAKLYRVIVPVTDIEVAAQFYGQVLETPGERVSPGRHYFHCDGTVLACYDPARDGDQLSYGWQMHENQYLYFAVEDLSKVRGLLKKAGASALGKVQAMPWGETLLYAKDPFGNPISFVDSKTVFTGTSKSSKK